AAGGTATATAAATTCGAGAAGGTAAATCTACAAGTACCAACTCATACGATAGTCGATGATGATATTGTTTCTGAAATTGATAAATTTAAGGAGTCTATAGATTCTTATATAGGGTATCTTAATCTTAAAATAGAAACAAATCTAAGTCAAAGTGAAATCTTTATGGCACATATAGGTATGCTTGAAGATCCCTTTTTGATAGAAACTACAGAAAATAAAATAAAAGATGAAAAAATGAATGCAGCAATGGCTTTAAAGGCTACAGCTGACGAAATAATTTCAATGATGGAGTCACTTGAAGACCCTTATTTAAAAGAAAGAGCGGCAGATTATAAAGACATAAAAACACAATTATTACACAGAATTTTGGGTATAGAAGTACCCGATTTATCTAATATGACTGAAAGGGCAATTATTGTAGCGGAAGATTTATCACCTTCTGACACTTCTACTATGAACGTGGATCTTGTAGAGGGCATAGTAACCGATTTAGGTGGAAAGACTGCACATACATCAATAATAGCGCAAACTTTAGGGATACCTGCACTTGTCGGTTTAGGTAGTATTTCTAATAAGCTTAATAATGGACAAGACATAATTGTCGATACTGATAAATCCATATTGATTATAGACCCTTCTGATGAAACTAAATCCTGTTACCTGAAAAAAGCTGAATTAATGAAAGAAGAAAAAGCAAGACTTGAAAAATACATGTTCCAAGAAGCGATAACCACAGACGGAAAAGATATAGAAGTATTTTGCAATATAGGGAATCTCTCCGATTTAGAACTTGGAATATCTCAAGGAGCTGAAGGAGTAGGACTGTTTAGGACGGAGTTTCTATACATGGAAAGTACGAGTTTTCCGGATGAACAGTCGCAATACGAAGTGTATAAAAGTGCAGCAGAAATGCTTAAAGGTAAGCCTCTTACTATAAGGACTCTAGATATAGGTGGGGATAAAGGTCTGCCTTATTTTGAATTTCCTAATGAAGATAATCCATTTTTAGGATGGAGAGCTCTTAGGATTTGTTTTGATATGCCGGAGGTGTTTAAAACTCAACTAAGGGCAATTTTGAGAGCCTCAGCGCATGGAAAAGTACTCATACTTTTACCTATGGTTATAAGTGTAGACGAAATCAAAGAAGCTAAAAAGTATATTGAAGAGTGTAAAGCGGAACTTAAATCAGAGAATATTGCTTTTGACGAAAAGATAGAAGTAGGAATTATGATAGAGACACCTGCTTCGGTAATTGTAGCAGAAGATTTAATTAAGTATGTTGATTTCTTCTCAATAGGAACCAATGACTTAACACAGTATATGTTAGCTGCAGATAGAGGAAATCAGAAAGTATCCAATTTATACAATAGTTATAATCCTGTCGTTTTAAGAAGTATAAAAAGAGTTATTCAGGCATCGCATGATGCGGGTAAATGGACCGGTATGTGTGGTGGATTTGCAAGTGACACAAAGGCTACAAAGCTTCTACTAGGCCTTGGATTAGACGAATTTAGTGCAGTAGCAGGTAATATAGCAAAGATTAAAGATGTAATAAGGAAAAATTCCATAGAAGAGAGTAAGAAATACGCAGATCACATTCTTAGTTTAGAATCTACTTCGGAGATAGAAGAGTACATCGAAAAATATAGTTAATAGTATTCTAGACAAAGACCGGATATTCCGGTCTTTTTATTTAGTGGCAACCTAATACTTAGGAAAAAAAGAAGGAGTAAGAAATGTTAAAGCTTCTATTGACAAGAAACCAAGAAGAAAATATACGATATATTTATAATGACATAAAGAAAAACTTAGAAAATGGGATAGTATCATATCTATTTGTTCCTGACCAATACACCTTGCTTTCAGATATCAATCTGATGAATGCACTAGGCGTTGATTCTATTATCGATGTCAAGATTAAGAGCTTTACAAGTTTTTCGAACGAAATCCTTGAAAAATACGGCGGGATTAAAAGAGACATAATTTCAGATTCAGGAAAATCAATGCTAATTAAGAGCATACTCATTGAGCATAGTTCAGATTTGAAATTGTATTCTAAGAATATCAAGTCGAGAGGTTTTGTCGGTGAGTTAATTCAGACGATTAATGAACTTAAAGAAAATAATATCAAACCTGATGATTTAAAAGAGAAGATTAAAGCAGGTAATATAGACGCTAATTTGGTAAAAAAGCTGGAAGATCTCATCATCGTATACGAGGCTTATAATGAAAGACTGAAAGACCATTATATAGATAATAATGACAGACTTGAGATATTGAGCGAAAAACTTGAAGACGCTAGAGAATTAAGCGATTATAAGTTTTATTTCACTTACTTCCACGATCTTAATGCGAAAGAATTAAGTATTATAGATAAGCTTGTAAAGCTTGGAGTAGACATTACATTTTCATTAATACTGGATCCGAGGATACCTAAAAATGGGCAAATTGATTCAGTAGACGATGGGGAAATCTTTATCACGACATATAAGCTCTACAATAAACTGTATAAGACTTGTGAGAATTGTACAGAAGTTATTAATCTTAATCTTGAGCACGATGATGAATTCAGCCTTCTGGCCAATAATCTATTTTCATATAAACCTGTGACATTTAAACATGTTCCAAAAAGCATTTTTTTATACGATGCAGCATCTACTGAAGATGAAGTCAGGTTTTTGGCTGAAACCATAAAAAAAGGCGTGATTGAAAATGGTGATTGTTTTTCGGATTTCAGCATTATTACAACTGATGAGAGTGAATACGATAGATTAATTTCAAGGGTGTTTTTTGAGGAAAACATACCCGTTTTCTTGGATAGAAAGAAAAAATTGTCTAATAATCCAATAGCCAAACTTCTCATCTCGATACTCAGCTTGGTGGGGAACAAACTTAACCAAGATGATGTAATGCATATTGTAAAATTTTGTTTTATAAAAGATTATAGAACTGATGTGGAATTATTTGAAAAGTTTATTAAGTCAAGAAAAATACGTGGAAATATGTATTTCGAAGACAAATACTTTGAGGTAGACAAGGAGTATTTTGAAAATTTAAGCCCTAACTCTAAAGGGGAAGTAATTAGACTTTACGAGTCAACTATTAAAATCAGAGAGATGTTTATAGATTTAATCGATGATTATTACTTAGGACATAAAGAGGTTAAAACAATAAATGAGCATATTAAAAATCTATTTAGGTTCTTAAATAGCGATACAATAGGAAGAGCAATTAATGATTTTATTGAATCGCAGGAAGAAGTTCAAGAACTACATTCTCAAAACACACAAGTATGGGATATGTTTATTTTTGCTATAGATCAACTTTCTGAAATATCGGGAGACTTGTCTGTTAACTCGGATCAGTTTACTCAGCTCCTAAAAGACGGATTGGAAGAACAAAAAATAGGGATTGTACCTCCATCACAAGATGTCGTATTGGTAGGAAGCATATTAAGAACCAGAGCAAATGATTCGAAAACAGTATTTATAGTTGGATTAAACGATACCTATATTCCTAGACGAATTTCCAGTGCGGGAATTATTTCAGATGAAGATAAATTAAAGCTCTTGGAATACGACATTGATTTGCCAATAAAGGAAATTGAGTATAGACATGAGGAAATGCTGAGTCTTTATTTGAATATTCTACGAGCTGGTAGAGTTTTATACATGACAAGATCTACGATGAACTCAGCAAACGAGGTCATGTCTCCTTCTATCTATTACAAGCAGATACTAAAGATTTTGCCAAATATAACTAGAATAACGAGCTATGATTTTATGGATAGGATTAAATA
The sequence above is a segment of the Peptoniphilaceae bacterium AMB_02 genome. Coding sequences within it:
- the ptsP gene encoding phosphoenolpyruvate--protein phosphotransferase; amino-acid sequence: MTERIVKGIVASEGIAIGKVYKFEKVNLQVPTHTIVDDDIVSEIDKFKESIDSYIGYLNLKIETNLSQSEIFMAHIGMLEDPFLIETTENKIKDEKMNAAMALKATADEIISMMESLEDPYLKERAADYKDIKTQLLHRILGIEVPDLSNMTERAIIVAEDLSPSDTSTMNVDLVEGIVTDLGGKTAHTSIIAQTLGIPALVGLGSISNKLNNGQDIIVDTDKSILIIDPSDETKSCYLKKAELMKEEKARLEKYMFQEAITTDGKDIEVFCNIGNLSDLELGISQGAEGVGLFRTEFLYMESTSFPDEQSQYEVYKSAAEMLKGKPLTIRTLDIGGDKGLPYFEFPNEDNPFLGWRALRICFDMPEVFKTQLRAILRASAHGKVLILLPMVISVDEIKEAKKYIEECKAELKSENIAFDEKIEVGIMIETPASVIVAEDLIKYVDFFSIGTNDLTQYMLAADRGNQKVSNLYNSYNPVVLRSIKRVIQASHDAGKWTGMCGGFASDTKATKLLLGLGLDEFSAVAGNIAKIKDVIRKNSIEESKKYADHILSLESTSEIEEYIEKYS
- a CDS encoding PD-(D/E)XK nuclease family protein, coding for MLKLLLTRNQEENIRYIYNDIKKNLENGIVSYLFVPDQYTLLSDINLMNALGVDSIIDVKIKSFTSFSNEILEKYGGIKRDIISDSGKSMLIKSILIEHSSDLKLYSKNIKSRGFVGELIQTINELKENNIKPDDLKEKIKAGNIDANLVKKLEDLIIVYEAYNERLKDHYIDNNDRLEILSEKLEDARELSDYKFYFTYFHDLNAKELSIIDKLVKLGVDITFSLILDPRIPKNGQIDSVDDGEIFITTYKLYNKLYKTCENCTEVINLNLEHDDEFSLLANNLFSYKPVTFKHVPKSIFLYDAASTEDEVRFLAETIKKGVIENGDCFSDFSIITTDESEYDRLISRVFFEENIPVFLDRKKKLSNNPIAKLLISILSLVGNKLNQDDVMHIVKFCFIKDYRTDVELFEKFIKSRKIRGNMYFEDKYFEVDKEYFENLSPNSKGEVIRLYESTIKIREMFIDLIDDYYLGHKEVKTINEHIKNLFRFLNSDTIGRAINDFIESQEEVQELHSQNTQVWDMFIFAIDQLSEISGDLSVNSDQFTQLLKDGLEEQKIGIVPPSQDVVLVGSILRTRANDSKTVFIVGLNDTYIPRRISSAGIISDEDKLKLLEYDIDLPIKEIEYRHEEMLSLYLNILRAGRVLYMTRSTMNSANEVMSPSIYYKQILKILPNITRITSYDFMDRIKYSEGYMVKRLIADLKDINNQQKEVKGDHYKYLGLYNYLNQNNLHYNKLNGMRLGLQSSELERLTTNTSEKLFERVKSMSISRVQTFSRCPYKHFIRYSIKPKEELDFDIDYFEIGNLAHGVMSKYIRDYKINPAKYNVLEKEDFNDIVESYMADDIRTLIDNQRKEDPKNKIILSFAKKSISMGAYNVTRQLSLSSFTPKVDEVVFGKSREIPGLIIDIGDKRVILEGIIDRIDSLEVDGTEHLMVLDYKTGKQTFNLSLALAGIDVQLPIYLKAALNDTSSVNPKSPAGFFYLPIREELINTEIDDEDEILKQVLQELMMDGVVIRDEEIIRSIDKDIDTKSSVIRFRGNKSKFMEKDNVIEGPMLHELLDDVVNNTIEQVKKMIAGDIRAFPYIQNNISECANCDYDKFCKFSLRKLKKYRHIANRKWDEYKVIDDE